The stretch of DNA ATGCATCGCCACATCTGGATTATCTCCACTATATACATACTCTTCTTTCCCGTAGTTCGGATGTACCGGCATGCCTTCAAGCGGCTCAATGAGGAGCAGAATGTGACCGAGGAGCAGAAGGATGATATAGTCGAGCGTGCCATTGAGACGCTTGCCGACCAGGCTGGCATCGGCGGCTCAATAATCGAGAAAGAAGAAAAAGAGATGATTGGAAGTATCTTCATGCTCGACCAAACCGTCGTCAGGGAAATTATGGTTCCAAGAATGGATATTATTGGTATTCATGACACTGCCAGTCTCAAAGAAGTTCAGTTAATTGTGAAAGAGAGCGGGTATTCACGCTTTCCGGTCTACTTCAAGGCAATCGATTCGGTAATCGGAATCCTGTATGTAAAGGACTTGTTCAGCGATTTACCGGATACGAATCAGGCGTTTAGTGTGCGTAAGATCATGCGGCCGTCTTACTTTGTACCCGAGACCAAAGTCATAAGCGAACTCCTTCGCGAGTTTAGGACCGAAAAGGTTCACATCGCTATTGTTGCCGATGAATACGGCGGTGTGGCCGGTTTGGTGACACTTGAAGACATCCTCGAGGAAATTGTAGGCGAAATACAAGATGAACATGACGAGGAGGTAGAGGAGGAGTTTGTCAAACTTACGCACAACACCTATGTCCTTGATGCCGGAATGCTTATCGAAGACCTTCAGAGCCAATTGGATACCGATTATGACCAGGGCGACCATGATACAGTCGGGGGGCTTATCTATGCTTTGGTGGGCTCTGTCCCGAAAAAGGGCGCGACGGTAAACTGGCATGATTTTCAGTTTCAAATTGACGAAGTAGTAGGCCAAAGGATCAAACGGTTGAGGCTCCGAACTACATAAAATTCAGGGTGCGTGGCATGCCATGGCAATCACACACTTCCACGACGCATTTTTTGCGTTTTTAGAAAAAAGTACTTGACAAACCCTTGCTATCAATATAGCTTGACAGTAGCAATAACTGCGTCGCTCAGCAGACTTGTAACAAATATGAGGTTGATATTATCCTCATAGGCTACATGGAAATAGCGTAATCGTAGCTGGCGATTTCTCTTTATTTGTAAATACGTTTTGTATTTTCGTTTTCGTGCACAACATACCGAGGAGGAATTCTCATGAAGGGCAAGACGGGTTCAACATTACTTGTGTTGCTTGTCGCATGCATCGCCTGCTTTGTTTCGGTACCAGTGGTGTCAAGCGAACACCCATGGGATACGGACAAGCCACCAGGCGGTGGTCATATTATCTTTCCACCTCCGCCGGGCGCTGATACGGTTGTCATAGTTAAAGATTCAACGACTCAAATTGGCTCAGGTTCTCCACGACAGGAATCAAGCTTTGTTATGAGATCGATCTTTCGCGTCACGTATCAGATATCTCGTTTTTATGGTGGAAAGAAGCGATTAAGCTCATCATGGGTCGGTTTTCGCGATTAACTGATCTTTGTCGACGTAACTCACACCAGGGATAGGTGAACCCGGTAACGTTGAACAAATAAGGACAATAGGGTAAGATGAGACATACCTCACAGAACCTCCATCTCGATAACCGCCTGCTTGCGGTTGAAGAGCTTTATCGTCAGCGAAAGGCGCCGGAAGCGCGTATTGAGCTCGAACGGCTTAGCGACTCTGATTTTGCTCAATCCGAGCATGAATTGGGTCTCTTTCTCTCGCTCAAAGCTGATTCATATTGCTTCGAAGGAGAATACCGCAAATCACTCGAAGCCGGTATCAGGGGGGCCAAGCTTCTGGCCGATTCCCCGCTTACACGCCGCTACGGACGGGCTCTCCTCATTCTTGCCAAGGCATATTTTGGGCTTGGCGATCTTAAGAACTCGGAGATTCGTGCGAGAGACGCGTTAGCCTCGTTTAGACGAGACGGCGATATTGAAGGACAAATAGATTCGCTGAACGCACAGGCCCGTGCTGTGTTTACCCGATGCGACTATTCTGCGGCCAGCCTCCTGCTTGATGATGCCGCTCTGCTTTGTACTGACAATCCGCGCCAACTCGCACAGTTAACCGGTAACTCAGGTCGTATAAAGATTCTATCCGGAAACTGGAGCGCCGCAGAGAAAGACCTTACTGCCGCACTCGAGTATGGCGTCGCCCACAACGAGGAGACCTCACAGGCGGTCAACCTGCTCTCGCTTGGTTACCTTAATTTGCGCCGCAGAGAATTTACCTCGGCCGACAGGTATTGGAAGCGCGCTCAGGTAATAATTGATCGTCTCAATCTGAAACGCGAAAAAATAATTCTGCTTGAGTATCAGGGCGAAATGGCTATCGAGAAAAAAGATATGTTCAAGGCCAAATCGATCCTGAGCGAGGCCTATCATCAGGGTAGATTGCTTGCACCTGAGTCGGCATTGGTCTCCCAATCGGCCCGGAGATTGGCCGAAGTCGAGTTGTCGCTCGATAACCTTGACGAAGCCATGAAATATGCCCAAAAGGCGCTTGAACTTGCCCAGCAAATGGGTGAAAAAATCGAAGCGGGTCTGGCCAAAAAAGTTATCGCACAGGTTTTTGCATCGCGTTCCTCATACGACGAAGCGATGGATTATATCACACGGGCTGTCGAAACTGTCCGCGAGGCGGGCGATCCGTTTGATCTGGCCCGCACCCTGCTTTATTACGCCGAAATCTCGGGACAATCCGGCTCTGATGAACATGAAAAAATCCGAAGTGCATATGATGAAGCTACGCGTATCTTCAAAAAGCTCAAACTTGATTTCTGGCTGGCCGAGGCCGATTTCCGTTCCGGACTCTTTGCCTGTTCACGCGGCGATCTGTCGCGCGGATTCAAGAAGATAAGTCGTGCTGAGAAATTATTTACCACCCTCTCTGATACTGGCAAAGTGCGAGCCGTTAATCAATTTCTTACCACAATGGCCGATCAGGCTGTGGCGCTGTCAATTTCACAAGAAAACAGTTTCAAGATTTTTGGCAATCTTGTTACGCAAGGGGATACGAAGGACCTCAAAAGCGGCAAAATGGACGATGTCCTCAATCTTCTGCTCCGCAGAGCCGGAGCTGACCGTGGGATAGTCTATTCACCTGACTTTACCGAGAGCCCGGTGGTCGCCTCGTTCCCGATAACGCCGCAGCAGATTAAGAAATTTGATGATACCTTCCGACAGCTTCTTGGACAGGAAGTCTCGCTTGTAAAGCCGACTCTCCTGCTTGACTGCCGTCGCGATCCCTATATAAATAATCTCTTCCCTGAAGTCCCATATCCGGTCGCAAGCGTAATTGTTGTCCCGTTCAAAATGAGCGACAACTCAAACAGTTTCCTCTATTTGGATAAGCTGTCGCCAGACAACACTATCAATCCGTTTGGACAGGACGAACTCAATTTTGCAGTCGGTTTTTCTGACATCATTGCCTTCAAGGCGGCGGAATTGCATAAGATTAAGCTCATCGAGGATAATAGACGTCTCAAAGCCCAGCTTCGTCAGGAAGCGGCCTTTGCCAATATTATTACACAGAGCAGCCAGATGCTTGATTTGCTCAATCAGGTCAGGCAGATAGTTGATTCCCCGATTTCAATCGTGATTGAAGGCGAGACCGGATGTGGCAAAGACCTTTTGGCCCGAGCCATACACTATAACTCCAATCGGCGAGACAAGCGCTTCATTTCAATCAACTGCGCCGCTTTGCCGGAAACACTTCTGGAATCAGAGCTTTTTGGATATCGACGCGGCTCATTTACGGGCGCTGATCGTGACAAACCCGGTCTTTTCGAAGAAGCTCATGGCGGCACATTCTTCCTCGATGAAATAGCCGATATGCCGCTCTCGATTCAGGCAAAAATACTTCGGGCATTGGAATCCAAAGAGATCGTCCGACTTGGGGAGAGCACACCGAGAAAAGTCGATGTCCGAATTCTTTCGGCCACAAACAAGGATTTGAAAGAAGAAATGGCGGCCGGGCGCTTCCGTCAGGATCTGTTCTATAGACTTTCTGCCTTCAGCTTCCGTCTCCCATCCCTACGCGAGCGGAAAGAGGATATTCCTCTACTTGTGAACCATATGCTTCTTGAAAGCGGCAAGACCTGTACCGTAGAAGTTACGCGGCATTTGATGGCCTATGACTGGCCAGGAAATGTTCGCGAGTTGGAAAATGAAATGAAAAAACTGGTTCTTCTTGCTGGAGACGACGAAAAAATCAGGGTCGAGATCCTTTCCGCTCGAATCAGTCAGTCTACGAACAACTATGCCTCTCCCTCTGTCCTCAGTGGGAACGCTGCCGACGTCGTTGAATTCTCGCAGGATTATTCTTTGTACGATTTTCTCTCGAACCATGAGAAACGGTTTATTATCAAGGCCCTCATGGAAAGTCGAGGGATAAAGAAACATGCTGCCAACCGGCTTAATATTCCCGAATCAACGTTGCGACTCAAGATTAAAGAGTACAATCTCAATTTGAAGGCTCTTGACCTGCCCATTGCGTAGGCTCTTTGTCTAAATTCCTGTTGTCTTCGCGCATTTTCTTCAGTTCTTTTAGTAGATGAAGCGCGAGGGACTCTGTTTTCTTCACTTTGCCTCCGATCCATTTTTCAATATGGCCTTCGATGAATGGCTTCTATTTCAGGCCGTCCAGAGTCCGCATACTATCTATGCCCGACTGTACACATGGCAAAAGCCAGCTATAACCTTTGGCTGTAATCAAAACGCCGATACGGCGTTTCTGGGCGAGGAGGTAGGGGATACTCCTGTCATCCGGAGAATAACAGGAGGCAGGGCCCTGCTGCATGACCCGTCCGAGCTCACGTATTCGATATCCGCAAATGCATCAGAGGGGGCTGGTTTCAGTGGAAATATCGGTCAGACATCGCAGAAAATCGCCACAATAATTCGCTGTTTTCTAAGCCATTACCGTGTCCAATCAGAGTATTCCGCTGAGTCTGCGGAAAACGAACAGGAGAGAAAACGGGATTTTTTTCATAAAGCGGCATGTTTTTCATCTGTTTCGCGAAACGAGCTGACCACCTCCATGGGGAAAATCGTCGGCTCGGCGCAACGCCGGATCGGGGCAGCATTCCTGCAACATGGAGCCATAAAATGGCGAGGGGTGGCTGTTCATCCAGCTTTGCATCTCAGACCAGCATCCGGAAAGTACGTTGAGACAAGTAATGGTGAAAGCCTGAAGACTGTGGGGGAAAAAGAGTTTGGAGAGGCATCGCAAGTCTTCCTGCAGACGCTTCAGGAAGAAACCGGAGTGGAGTTTGCCGGCGGAGAGATAACAGAGAGCATGGCAGCAGTGATAAAAGACAGGTCGCTGGAAATCTCTTCTGAGCCCCTAAAAAAAAGAGATTGCATTAAACAAACAGCCGTGGTCGGAAGTCTTTCTGATACCCGGAACGGATAAGGGAAAAAAGGTCTTGACTTTGGTCGGTTCGAGCGCGTACCTTTGCCTGTCTTGCGACTGACAAGAATCGCTCGACGGCTGAATGATAACGCATGATGCGAATCGCGTGTAAAGGGTTGGTTTAGGGCAAAGTGTTCCTCATATCTTTGTCGCTTAGAAGTATTTTATCAATCGTCCAAAGTACCGCGCGGCTCCAGGCGTCAAGATCATTCGATATAAATGTGAATGATATTTGGTGTAGGTGATATTTCTCGAGGAGGAAGAATAAATGGTTTGTAGAGCTAATGGACTTCTTAGATTTCATCTGGTGTTCGCCGTGCTGGTTGTTTTGGGCGCCAGTTCCGCATTTTCTGCGTCGACCGGCCAGATAAAAGGAACCATTCTTGACAAGGAGACTGGCGAAGCGGTTATCGGCGCTTCGGTGGTTGTTGTCGGTACTAAACAGGGTGCGGTAACTAATGTAGATGGAAAATACACTATTCTCCGTGTGGACCCTGGAACGTACACGCTGAAAATTTCTTCTCTTGATTACAATACTGTTGAAGTGACCAAAGTCGACGTCAAGGTCGATCTGACCACAGAAATCTCCGAAAAGATGACTAAACAGGTTGCCACCATTGACAAGCAGATTACCGTTGTTGGTAAACGCGATATTATCGACAAGTATGAAACTTCCGGTTCGGCATCAATTACCCAGGAATCAATCAGCAAGCGTCCGGTAGCGACCGTTGACAATATTCTCAAGCAGGTTGCCGGTGTTCAGCAGGGCCGTGGCGGAGAAATCTTCATTCGCGGCGGTCGCGGGGGTGAAGTGGGCTATATTGTTGATGGCGTGCCGATAGGAGATCCGCTCGGCGGTAGTTCAGCCGGAGCCAATTTGTCTCTTGTGGCCGGATCGATCCAGGAACTGCAAATTATTAAAGATGGCTTTGATCCTGAATATGGAAATGCGCTTTCGGGTATTGTGAACATTCGTTCGCAAGTCGGCTCCAAGGACAACACGAATGCCAATATTTATTATACGACCGATGACCTTGGTAACGGAAGACTCAACAAGTACTCCCAAAACGAAGATTTCCTCCGTTTAACGCTTTCGGGTCCCGACCCGATCCTGACCAATCGAATTCTCCCCGCCCTTGGGATAAATTTCCTCAGGGAAAAGGAATTCACTTATTTCCTTTATGGCGAAGTTGAAAAGCACGATGGCGACTTCCAATATCAGAATTATGATTCACCGGCAACGCGTAAGAATTTTGGGAATTTCAATTTATTCGGTTTGGATATCCCCGAACGACTATACAATCGATATCATTTTCAAGCGAACACGAGATTCCGTCCGCAACAAAATCTTAAATTCGTGTTCTCGTACAAGTTGTGGGACACTCGCACAACCAGTTTCGATTGGAGTTATCGCTTCAGCGCGAATACCGCCCCTGTTAATACACAAAAACGACAGAGCCTTTCTCTGGAAGTTGCCCATGAGATTCAGAAGAACTTCACCTATGAAGCAATAGTGTCGTACACAAATCTTCAGAACACTTCGAGACCGGGCGATCCCAATAACCCCGGCAAGGGTCTGGACCCAGATCAGATGGCGCTTCAATCCGATTGGGAGACCTTCTCAGATCTTAACCGCAATGGTGTCTATGATGTCCCTGAACCGATAATAAATCTCTTCCCTGACTCAGCCATCTATGGATCAGATTTTACCGGGCCGGCCTATACCATAGGCGAATACCTTAGCCTACAGAATCTGCAGGGCGGCGGTAGCTCATTTGCAAATTTCCGTTTTAACAATAATGGCATCTCCGACAGCCTTGAGGGCGAGCCATACATTGACGTTAATGGAAACGGGGTATGGGATCGCGGAGATGACCTGCAGGATCGCAATGGGAATGGCATTTTTGATAGAGATCGCCGAGCGCTGGTTGGAACTCCATTGCAGGAGCCGTATATCGATGGCGATTCAGTGCTGGGTGAGCCGTTTATCGACCTCGACGGCAACGGTGTGTACAACGCCGGAACAGACAACTTCGTGAGAAGCAACGATCCGACCATTAACCATGATCTCAATCATGACGGAAGATATAACGGCCCGACTTCGATTTGGTCTCCGAATATTCCGTATTACGATAGAAATGGTAATGGTCTCTACGACGCACCAAATTTTCAGTACAACGTCGGAGAGCCGTTTACTGATGACAACGGAAACGGCCGGTTTGATCTTGGCGGCAGTTCGACGTTTCTTGATCCCTTGACGTATAGGCCAGAAGTTATTTGGTCGAGAAACCGCACACAGACCTATCGTGGTGAAGTAAAAATATTCCGACAGCTTGGCGCCCATGAACTAAAAGGCGGCTTCTCGTTGCAAAGAGATGTTTTTTCCTATGAGCGTATCGACAGGCCGTACCAACCTTACAGCGGCAGGCTTGATGGCGGCGCTTACGGCGAACGGGGAGCTTTCCGCGACTTCTTTGGCTACGATCCGTTGCAAGGAACGTTTTATTTTCGAGATAAGATCGAATATGGTTCAATGATTGCCAATCTTGGTCTCCGTCTGGATTATTTTCTACAGGACACCAGGGATTTAGCTGTAACCCTTCGTCGTGATGACCGAGGCGGACTCATTTTAGGTGACCGTCAAAAAATCTCGCCTCGAATTGGATTTTCATATCCTATCTCGGACAAGGCAAAAGTATATTTCAATTATGGTCATTTCTTCCAATTAGCGACATTTGACCGATTCTTTGCGAGAAATACCTCGTCGGTGGATCAGAATGCAGTGCTTGGAAATCCAAACTTAGACTATCAAAAGACCATTCAATATTCTTTTGGAGTTAAATATGCCGTGAATGAGAGCTATTCGCTTGACGTTCAGGGATATTTTAAGGATGAGTTCGATAAGATTAATCAGTTCACCGATGAAAGCGGCCCGGTTAAACGCCAAATTTATGCAAATTCTGACTATGGCCGCAGTCGCGGACTTGAGTTGACTTTGGAGAAACGATCGGGTGGATACGTTACCGGACAAGTAAGCTATACCTATGCTTTTGCGTTCGGAAAAGCTTCGCAGACCAATCCGAACTATCAAGCGAACTACCTGCTAACGGCACCTTTGGACGAGAATCCGCTGGATAATGATATCCGGCACTCGCTCAAATCCATTGTTCAGGTTTTTATTCCAAACACGGTCAAACCCCGGCTGTTCGGTCTGCCCATTCCCAGCGGATGGTCATTGGCGCTCGAGTCAATTGTCGAAAGCGGCGCGCCATTTACTCCGACCGTTGATTACCCGAATTTGGAGCCATTAGGTTTGGAGTCCCCGCCTATCAATTCGTTGAGAATACCGACGACTGTTAACTTTGATATGCGCTTCTCGAAAGATTTCAAATTGGCCGGCATTGATTACAGCTTTATTCTCGAAATGGCCAATATTCTCAATAGCCGTAATATTGTGGATATCTATGAGAAGACTGGCCGTGCGGATACTGACCAAAACATAGGCGGGTTGGTTCTTGGCGGAACAGATTTTAACAATGATCCAGCGAGATATGAGCGCCCCCGTCAGGTACAGGTCGGTCTTCAGATCAGCCTATAACACACGAAATTGATAATGGATAAGTTTGGTATGACAATAGATGAGGTTACAATGAGACACCCGGTTTTTGATATGGTACGGCGCCGAATGCCCACACTCGATTGCTCCGTTGCTTCTCTTGCGCTGTGCGGGTTGCTGATGACCTTCGTGGTTTCATTCTCTCCCGCAACTGCTTATGGGCAGGCGAAAGTTGGCACAACGGGCGCGCAGTTTCTTGAACTCGGTGTTTCAGCCAGAGCGATGGGAATGGGCGAAGCCTTTGCAGCGACTGTCGATGATATTTCGGCGGTCTACTATAATCCGGCGGCGCTTTCTTACCTGCTCGGCAAAGAAGCCATGGCTACATATATCTCCATGCCGGCAGATATCGGATACGGCTTTGCGGCTATTGGTCTTCCGCTGGAGTCTATTGGAGGCGTGCTGGGAATTGGCACGTACGCTCTCTCCTCGGGGAGCATGTTGGAGTCTACGTATGGCAGACCCAAGGGAACCGGTCGTGAATTCTCCTACAATGATTTTGCGTTATCACTCGGCTACGGCCGATATTTGACTGACCGTTTTTCGGTGGGGCTTACAGTGCGTTATATAGGTGAGTTCACGCATGATTTTGCGGCTTCCGGATGGTCGGCCGATGTTGGGACGCTTTATAACACCGGTTATCGCGGCTTCAAGATCGCTATGGTTATTACCAATTTCGGCCCCGATCTCAAATTCATCAGCGAGGACTATCCTTTGCCCATCAATTTCAAATTTGGCGGCTCGATTAATATGCTTGAAATGTCTGATCATGTTGCCACATTTGCAGCCGAAGGCTCTCATCCTTCGGACAATCTGGAAAAGTATAACGCCGGTGTGGAGTATACCTATAAAGATATGTTTGTACTTCGCGGCGGCAGTAGATTTAACTATGATGTTGATGGATTTACCGCCGGCGGAGGCGTCCGTCTTCCGTTTGGTCAAGAGAGCGAAATACGGATTGACTATGCCTTTCAGGATTTTGACATCCTGACCGAGGTTCATCGCTTTTCAATGTCTTTC from Candidatus Zixiibacteriota bacterium encodes:
- a CDS encoding hemolysin family protein — encoded protein: MTMWLCPLFIALGYLTEYIVALYALAVYIDPEEVETLFPGISRRRRRFLNTLVADPRAFVQVLAVYRSFVLILNTTLTILFVQSLHPEGVPIQWYYYPLFMLIVWLLHIIFVEYLPRRTSRTAIDKSMHRHIWIISTIYILFFPVVRMYRHAFKRLNEEQNVTEEQKDDIVERAIETLADQAGIGGSIIEKEEKEMIGSIFMLDQTVVREIMVPRMDIIGIHDTASLKEVQLIVKESGYSRFPVYFKAIDSVIGILYVKDLFSDLPDTNQAFSVRKIMRPSYFVPETKVISELLREFRTEKVHIAIVADEYGGVAGLVTLEDILEEIVGEIQDEHDEEVEEEFVKLTHNTYVLDAGMLIEDLQSQLDTDYDQGDHDTVGGLIYALVGSVPKKGATVNWHDFQFQIDEVVGQRIKRLRLRTT
- a CDS encoding sigma 54-interacting transcriptional regulator — encoded protein: MRHTSQNLHLDNRLLAVEELYRQRKAPEARIELERLSDSDFAQSEHELGLFLSLKADSYCFEGEYRKSLEAGIRGAKLLADSPLTRRYGRALLILAKAYFGLGDLKNSEIRARDALASFRRDGDIEGQIDSLNAQARAVFTRCDYSAASLLLDDAALLCTDNPRQLAQLTGNSGRIKILSGNWSAAEKDLTAALEYGVAHNEETSQAVNLLSLGYLNLRRREFTSADRYWKRAQVIIDRLNLKREKIILLEYQGEMAIEKKDMFKAKSILSEAYHQGRLLAPESALVSQSARRLAEVELSLDNLDEAMKYAQKALELAQQMGEKIEAGLAKKVIAQVFASRSSYDEAMDYITRAVETVREAGDPFDLARTLLYYAEISGQSGSDEHEKIRSAYDEATRIFKKLKLDFWLAEADFRSGLFACSRGDLSRGFKKISRAEKLFTTLSDTGKVRAVNQFLTTMADQAVALSISQENSFKIFGNLVTQGDTKDLKSGKMDDVLNLLLRRAGADRGIVYSPDFTESPVVASFPITPQQIKKFDDTFRQLLGQEVSLVKPTLLLDCRRDPYINNLFPEVPYPVASVIVVPFKMSDNSNSFLYLDKLSPDNTINPFGQDELNFAVGFSDIIAFKAAELHKIKLIEDNRRLKAQLRQEAAFANIITQSSQMLDLLNQVRQIVDSPISIVIEGETGCGKDLLARAIHYNSNRRDKRFISINCAALPETLLESELFGYRRGSFTGADRDKPGLFEEAHGGTFFLDEIADMPLSIQAKILRALESKEIVRLGESTPRKVDVRILSATNKDLKEEMAAGRFRQDLFYRLSAFSFRLPSLRERKEDIPLLVNHMLLESGKTCTVEVTRHLMAYDWPGNVRELENEMKKLVLLAGDDEKIRVEILSARISQSTNNYASPSVLSGNAADVVEFSQDYSLYDFLSNHEKRFIIKALMESRGIKKHAANRLNIPESTLRLKIKEYNLNLKALDLPIA
- a CDS encoding TonB-dependent receptor gives rise to the protein MVCRANGLLRFHLVFAVLVVLGASSAFSASTGQIKGTILDKETGEAVIGASVVVVGTKQGAVTNVDGKYTILRVDPGTYTLKISSLDYNTVEVTKVDVKVDLTTEISEKMTKQVATIDKQITVVGKRDIIDKYETSGSASITQESISKRPVATVDNILKQVAGVQQGRGGEIFIRGGRGGEVGYIVDGVPIGDPLGGSSAGANLSLVAGSIQELQIIKDGFDPEYGNALSGIVNIRSQVGSKDNTNANIYYTTDDLGNGRLNKYSQNEDFLRLTLSGPDPILTNRILPALGINFLREKEFTYFLYGEVEKHDGDFQYQNYDSPATRKNFGNFNLFGLDIPERLYNRYHFQANTRFRPQQNLKFVFSYKLWDTRTTSFDWSYRFSANTAPVNTQKRQSLSLEVAHEIQKNFTYEAIVSYTNLQNTSRPGDPNNPGKGLDPDQMALQSDWETFSDLNRNGVYDVPEPIINLFPDSAIYGSDFTGPAYTIGEYLSLQNLQGGGSSFANFRFNNNGISDSLEGEPYIDVNGNGVWDRGDDLQDRNGNGIFDRDRRALVGTPLQEPYIDGDSVLGEPFIDLDGNGVYNAGTDNFVRSNDPTINHDLNHDGRYNGPTSIWSPNIPYYDRNGNGLYDAPNFQYNVGEPFTDDNGNGRFDLGGSSTFLDPLTYRPEVIWSRNRTQTYRGEVKIFRQLGAHELKGGFSLQRDVFSYERIDRPYQPYSGRLDGGAYGERGAFRDFFGYDPLQGTFYFRDKIEYGSMIANLGLRLDYFLQDTRDLAVTLRRDDRGGLILGDRQKISPRIGFSYPISDKAKVYFNYGHFFQLATFDRFFARNTSSVDQNAVLGNPNLDYQKTIQYSFGVKYAVNESYSLDVQGYFKDEFDKINQFTDESGPVKRQIYANSDYGRSRGLELTLEKRSGGYVTGQVSYTYAFAFGKASQTNPNYQANYLLTAPLDENPLDNDIRHSLKSIVQVFIPNTVKPRLFGLPIPSGWSLALESIVESGAPFTPTVDYPNLEPLGLESPPINSLRIPTTVNFDMRFSKDFKLAGIDYSFILEMANILNSRNIVDIYEKTGRADTDQNIGGLVLGGTDFNNDPARYERPRQVQVGLQISL
- a CDS encoding PorV/PorQ family protein produces the protein MTIDEVTMRHPVFDMVRRRMPTLDCSVASLALCGLLMTFVVSFSPATAYGQAKVGTTGAQFLELGVSARAMGMGEAFAATVDDISAVYYNPAALSYLLGKEAMATYISMPADIGYGFAAIGLPLESIGGVLGIGTYALSSGSMLESTYGRPKGTGREFSYNDFALSLGYGRYLTDRFSVGLTVRYIGEFTHDFAASGWSADVGTLYNTGYRGFKIAMVITNFGPDLKFISEDYPLPINFKFGGSINMLEMSDHVATFAAEGSHPSDNLEKYNAGVEYTYKDMFVLRGGSRFNYDVDGFTAGGGVRLPFGQESEIRIDYAFQDFDILTEVHRFSMSFGF